The following coding sequences are from one Oscarella lobularis chromosome 19, ooOscLobu1.1, whole genome shotgun sequence window:
- the LOC136198693 gene encoding aldehyde dehydrogenase family 3 member B1-like: MSVQETAQRAVGRARAAFQSGKTLDVAFRKKQLLALDRFLRDESETLLAALHADLHKCRFEGDGGEVSLPRSEIAVHLDNIDSWVTPKAAGNKGIAFALDTCVRDPQPRGVALIIGAWNFPIQLVLVPLIGAISAGCCVIVKPSEVSSRSAAALQALERYLDSECFHVVNGGVDITTALLQQRFDHVFYTGGSTVGKIVMRAAAEHLTSVTLELGGKSPCVIDNNCDLNVVAKRILFGKFVNAGQTCIAPDYVLCEKSVQPSLVDALRKAIEDSYTRDPKQSPDYGRIINRRHFDRVRKLIDPAKVKVGGQMDENELYIAPTVMTDVQPDDLAMEEEIFGPVLPILTVRDKAEAIEIINSREKPLVIYAFSSNKSFIDELKRKTSSGTFMVNDTIVFYLVPNLPFGGVGGSGMGTYHGYATFETFSHMRTVMKRSLGMEFVNKLRYPPYTERNFAILKRVLMKEPKEGGHRGPFLTITFLLAAFAILVKVLGFF; this comes from the exons ATGTCAGTGCAAGAAACTGCTCAGAGA GCTGTCGGCAGAGCTCGAGCTGCTTTCCAGTCCGGAAAaacgctcgacgtcgcttttcgcaAGAAACAGTTGCTCGCactcgatcgttttcttcgcgacgagagcgaaacGCTGCTCGCTGCACTCCACGCCGATCTCCACAAG TGCCGTTTCGAAGGCGATGGAGGCGAAGTCTCCCTTCCGCGATCGGAAATCGCTGTCCACTTGGACAACATCGATTCGTGGGTCACTCCCAAGGCGGCCGGCAACAAAGGCATCGCATTCGCTTTGGATACGTGCGTTCGCGATCCTCAGCCGCGTGGCGTGGCCTTGATCATTGGAGCGTGGAATTTTCCCATACAACTGGTCTTGGTGCCTTTGATTGGGGCTATATCTGCTG GATGCTGTGTTATTGTGAAACCGAGTGAAGTCTCAAGCAGATCGGCTGCAGCGTTGCAAGCGTTAGAACGCTATCTTGATTCG GAATGTTTCCATGTTGTCAACGGAGGCGTGGATATAACGACGGCTTTGCTACAGCAACGCTTTGATCATGTGTTCTACACTGGAGGGAGTACAGTTGGAAAAATTGTGATGAGAGCAGCAGCCGAACATTTGACCTCAGTTACTTTGGAATTGGGCGGGAAAAG CCCGTGCGTTATTGACAACAATTGCGACTTGAACGTCGTAGCAAAACGCATTCTGTTTGGTAAATTTGTCAATGCTGGACAG ACTTGCATTGCTCCTGACTACGTTCTCTGTGAAAAGTCAGTGCAGCCTTCGCTCGTGGATGCCTTACGAAAAGCTATTGAGGATAGCTACACCAGA GATCCCAAACAATCACCTGATTATGGTCGAATCATCAACAGAAGACACTTTGA tcgCGTCAGAAAACTGATCGATCCTGCCAAAGTCAAAGTTGGCGGACAGATGGATGAGAACGAATTATATATCGCTCCAACTGTAATGACAGACGTGCAGCCTGACGATTTAGCTATGGAAGAAGAG ATTTTTGGCCCAGTCTTACCAATTCTCACCGTGAGAGATAAAGCCGAAGCAATTGAAATAATCAACAGCAG AGAAAAGCCTCTGGTCATCTACGCTTTCTCTTCCAATAAGTCCTTTATCGACGAACTCAAGAGAAAGACCAGCTCGGGAACGTTCATGGTCAACGACACGATTGTCTTTTACTTGGTGCCCAATCTTCctttcggcggcgtcggcggcagcggcatgGGCACTTACCACGGCTACGCAACATTCGAGACGTTCTCTCACATGAGAACGGTCATGAAGAGGAGCCTTGGAATGGAATTTGTCAATAA acTTCGCTATCCCCCTTACACAGAGCGAAACTTTGCTATCCTCAAACGGGTTCTGATGAAAGAGCCAAAAGAAGGCGGTCATCGCGGCCCATTTCTCACTATCACCTTTCTCCTAGCAGCCTTCGCTATTTTGGTCAAAGTACTGGGATTCTTCTAA
- the LOC136198460 gene encoding uncharacterized protein, with translation MHLLSSYRLLLPFVCLTVYGEKEIVHRVQITNYKDMVFYANSVPCKVIRRYCESLKGELHYDTCFAQLYELSLKHFTDNWNRYKDQLKFSSSFLLSCKAFRKAPPSAPPSSPAQRPLEVTSRNSTQIVTDLYELLVSAANRNASALARFNQLRPQLKLTEKEKLELYEQAVLLLPRNLFVVDQFGLSLMGNGYSDLAKVLFENAVKMGLWGHPMQRPVSKYVASLPQEPWHDPKKYKFISKLEKGWKKIKEELSINLKENEHLFTEEAENLHAGGNWTELRLKSSGHGFTKACDYFPKTMKVIRGCGEEFTSIKFSAIQPGTHIRPHTGPTNERLRVHLALVHRGGARIRVNDKWHTWKEGKAIIFDDSWEHEVRNDGKEARVVLILDIWHPLLPEHQRIVH, from the coding sequence ATGCATCTACTTTCAAGCtaccgcctcctcctcccatTTGTTTGCCTTACGGTCTATGGGGAAAAGGAGATTGTGCATCGAGTGCAGATTACGAATTACAAAGACATGGTCTTTTATGCCAATTCGGTTCCTTGCAAAGTGATCCGCCGCTATTGCGAATCGTTGAAAGGCGAACTGCACTACGACACGTGCTTTGCTCAATTGTACGAGCTCTCTCTCAAGCACTTCACCGACAACTGGAATCGATATAAAGATCAGCTCAAATTCTCCtcatcttttcttctctcttgcaAAGCATTCCGAAAAGCCCCGCCTTCGGCTCCGCCCTCTTCTCCCGCTCAGCGTCCGctcgaagtgacgtcacgaaataGCACTCAAATCGTCACCGATCTTTACGAGCTGCTCGTCAGCGCCGCAAATAGAAATGCTTCGGCATTGGCGCGATTCAACCAACTTCGTCCCCAATTGAAATTGaccgaaaaggagaaattggagCTATACGAACAAGCGGTCCTACTCTTGCCTAGAAATCTATTCGTTGTTGATCAATTTGGATTGTCTCTAATGGGCAACGGATATAGTGACTTGGCGAAGGTCCTATTTGAAAATGCCGTAAAAATGGGACTGTGGGGTCATCCGATGCAACGACCTGTATCAAAGTATGTGGCGAGTTTACCTCAAGAGCCTTGGCATGATCCGAAAAAATACAAGTTCATCAGTAAACTCGAAAAGGGTTGGAAAAAGATTAAAGAAGAACTGTCGATCAAtttaaaagaaaacgagcaTTTGTTTACGGAAGAGGCGGAAAATTTGCACGCAGGCGGAAATTGGACTGAACTTCGACTCAAATCGTCGGGACACGGTTTCACCAAAGCCTGCGATTATTTTCCAAAGACCATGAAAGTGATACGGGGCTGCGGCGAAGAATTCACGAGCATCAAGTTTTCCGCCATCCAGCCGGGAACGCACATTCGACCGCACACGGGACCGACGAATGAACGCTTGCGCGTTCATTTGGCGCTCGTTCACCGCGGCGGCGCGCGCATACGGGTGAACGACAAGTGGCACACGTGGAAAGAAGGCAAGGCAATTATCTTCGACGACTCGTGGGAGCACGAGgtacgaaacgacggcaagGAGGCGCGCGTTGTTCTTATATTAGACATTTGGCACCCTCTCTTACCCGAACACCAAAGAATAGTGCActga
- the LOC136198466 gene encoding uncharacterized protein: MDSTLPQESFLPVLSPPRQSDALVDLTRSESDEEGTSGAGPSFASTSTPHPKFALKTAAGRWLMRKRPSESAVKPPPPKKEVIEIDSSDDDDLDNTLVVIDLTSDGTCERVFLEISDDEDEMKKETPKESAKKKRKKRRSRQSLTPMVVKSKPILPVSERKRIKKRLKAKGKAVSNDDVKEEEHTPLCSFMNKGRRFEIVTRSRSKTLAASPEPEPEPEPELDPERQSHHRYPLRKCISRGPERRIVTLPKETFTVQYDPLERERVEKAIRTLPQLLSQKKLIIFVDLDNWAAFFTRLHAPLPRDFFVWGFEGGSGCWKPPIGHRVFQLCIDNSAFYLHPRCGRRKDAADFALCMQAGRLDERLRKDIPFAILSGDGGFEELERQLTMSRREAHFINPHEVTSAELYARLCQVAEEKDKQ, encoded by the exons ATGGACTCCACGCTTCCCCAAGAGTCATTTTTACCGGTCCTGTCACCTCCGCGTCAATCGGACGCCTTGGTCGACTTGACGCGaagcgagagcgacgaagaaggcaCTTCTGGCGCAG gtcCTTCGTttgcatcgacgtcgactcctCATCCGAAATTCGCTCTAAAAACGGCGGCAGGACGATGGCTGATGAGAAAACGGCCCTCCGAATCCGCCGTGAAGCCGCCGCCACCTAAAAAGGAAGTGATCGAAATCGACAGTtcggatgacgacgatttagACAACACATTGGTTGTCAttgatttgacgtcagatgGCACTTGCGAGCGCGTGTTTCTCGAAATTTccgacgatgaagatgagATGAAAAAAGAGACGCCAAAAGAAAGTgccaaaaagaagcgaaagaagagaaggagccGGCAAAGTCTGACTCCTATGGTTGTCAAGTCGAAGCCCATTCTTCCGGTCAGCGAGCGAAAGAGGATAAAGAAACGATTGAAAGCAAAGGGAAAGGCCGTTTccaatgatgacgtcaaagaagaagagcacaCGCCCCTATGTTCGTTTATGAACAAGGGAAGAAGATTCGAGATAGTGACTAGGTCTAGGTCTAAGACTTTGGCAGCGTCACCTGAGCCTGAACCAGAGCCAGAACCAGAGCTAGACCCAGAACGACAGTCACATCACAGGTATCCCTTGAGAAAGTGTATAAGTAGAGGGCCAGAAAGACGGATAGTTACGTTGCCGAAGGAGACGTTCACTGTCCAATACGATCCTTTGGAGAGAGAACGAGTCGAGAAAGCGATTCGCACTCTGCCTCAGTTGCTCAGTCAAAAGAAGCTGATTATATTT GTCGACTTGGACAACTGGGCGGCTTTTTTCACTCGTCTTCATGCTCCCTTGCcgcgcgattttttcgtctgGGGATTCGAAGGGGGTTCGGGGTGCTGGAAGCCGCCCATTGGCCATCGCGTTTTTCAGCTCTGCATTGACAACAGCGCTTTCTATCTTCATCCGCGATGCGGACGGCGAAAGGACGCCGCGGATTTCGCGCTCTGCATGCAGGCGGGTCGATTGGACGAGCGTCTGCGGAAGGATATTCCGTTTGCTATTTTGTCAGGTGATGGTGGGTTTGAGGAGCTTGAAAGACAGCTCACAATGTCGCGAAGAGAGGCGCATTTTATTAATCCACACGAAGTGACTTCCGCCGAGCTCTATGCAAGACTCTGCCAAGtggcagaagaaaaagataaacAATAG
- the LOC136198690 gene encoding poly [ADP-ribose] polymerase 2-like, whose protein sequence is MSSKRARNQIVKSKLLKSVAAYEQGTSSIALALYVDPATRKVDYCGNKDFAEIVIDALETSGKKEEVTALIQRMMTSKKRTKGKRRQEVHGKRVQMPDPSIMSAPELRYWIPTMVVNTTGEGQPHWDKEEKRVPWWPAGLPFKSPRTDWRPKKDRGSPKFVTILRSIATSYKNWLSKQDFLDDLSDEDAGDDETSNDEADAEGPSRSAKRPRLRGIRPDEFFGRHDDDGDDGDDGDSRPEEAEDEPHSGPVQIPESKLNKRVQELIEIIFDIRTMEKVVQEMNYDVEKAPLGKLTKARIKAGFSALKKIEACIISHRRGELRQACNEFYYHIPHASDIDRPLLIESKEIVREKASLLETLGNIEIAMKILQRTGHKTSNPIDSQYAALQCGLNPLEKDTREYATIVRAITSTQEETCTPYSLEVMDIFGVRKKTQFKDVGNKVLLWHGSPATNLAGILGKGLQIAPPETPSTGYTFGKGVYFYDVCSRSAKFCNSSRSQNVGFILLCEVSLGVSNDLLSPDSRADRLPEGKSSVKGLGQVAPSKSKALPDSSVLFLGPNRETGVENPAGYTLYHNEFVVYDTRQIRMRYVVKVRFNYRSPVPAPFFL, encoded by the exons ATGTCCTCAAAGCGGGCAAGAAACCAGATCGTTAAATCCAAGCTTCTCAAGTCGGTCGCAGCATATGAACAG GGTACGTCATCGATTGCACTCGCGCTGTACGTCGACCCGGCGACAAGGAAAGTAGACTATTGCGGAAACAAGGATTTCGCCGAAATCGTCATCGATGCCCTCGAAACTAGcggaaaaaaagaggaagtgACTGCTCTCATTCAGCGAATGATGACATCGAAAAAACGGACGAAAGGGAAGCGTCGTCAAGAAGTTCACGGAAAACGAGTGCAGATGCCGGATCCGTCAATAATGTCGGCCCCCGAACTTCGATATTGGATACCGACAATGGTCGTAAACACTACCGGGGAAGGGCAGCCCCATTGGgacaaggaagaaaaaagagtgCCCTGGTGGCCAGCTGGGCTGCCATTCAAAAGTCCCAG AACTGATTGGCGCCCAAAAAAAGACCGGGGAAGCCCGAAATTCGTTACAATACTCCGGTCAATCGCCACGTCGTACAAAAATTGGCTATCGA AGCAAGATTTTCTTGACGACTTGTCGGATGAAGACGCGggtgacgacgaaacgtcgaacgacgaggCGGACGCCGAGGGCCCAAGTCGTTCGGCAAAAAGGCCAAGGTTGAGAGGGATTCGACCTGACGAGTTTTTCGGtcgtcatgacgacgacggcgacgacggcgacgacggcgacagccGCCCAGAAGAAGCTGAAGATGAGCCTCATTCCGGTCCCGTTCAAATCCCGGAATCAAAACTGAACAAACGAGTCCAG GAATTGATTGAAATTATCTTTGATATTCGCACTATGGAAAAGGTCGTGCAAGAGATGaattatgacgtcgaaaaagctCCATTGG gcaaACTGACCAAGGCTCGAATCAAAGCAGGATTCTCcgctttgaagaaaatcgaagcttGCATCATATCACATCGACGTGGCGAGCTGAGACAGGCTTGCAATGAGTTCTATTATCATATACCTCACGCTTCTga CATCGACCGCCCTCTTCTCATCGAGAGCAAGGAGATAGTGAGAGAGAAGGCATCTTTGTTGGAG aCACTTGGTAATATTGAAATCGCCATGAAAATTTTACAAAGAACCGGCCACAAGACCTCCAATCCCATCGATAGCCAGTATGCGGCTCTCCAGTGCGGTTTGAATCCCCTGGAAAAAGACACAAGAGAATACGCT ACGATTGTCAGGGCAATCACGTCGACTCAAGAAGAGACCTGCACTCCGTACTCTCTAGAAGTAATGGACATTTTCGGCGTGAGAAAGAAGACCCAATTCAAAGACGTCGGCAATAA AGTTCTTTTGTGGCACGGTTCTCCCGCGACAAATTTGGCTGGAATTCTCGGCAAAGGCTTGCAAATTGCGCCACCAGAAACACCAAGCACGGGATACacg TTCGGAAAAGGAGTGTACTTCTACGACGTGTGCTCCAGAAGCGCCAAATTCTGCAACTCATCAAGGAGTCAGAACGTTGGATTTATTTTGCTATGCGAG GTGTCTCTGGGCGTCTCAAACGATCTTCTCTCACCCGACTCTCGTGCCGATCGTCTGCCAGAGGGAAAGAGCAGTGTGAAAGGGCTGGGACAAGTAGCTCCATCGAAAAGCAAAGCACT TCCTGATAGCTCTGTGCTCTTCCTTGGTCCCAACAGAGAAACTGGCGTCGAGAATCCTGCAGGCTACACCCTCTACCACAATG AGTTCGTCGTTTACGACACTAGGCAG ATACGAATGCGGTATGTTGTAAAAGTGCGATTCAACTACAGAAGTCCGGTTCCcgctcctttttttctataa